The following coding sequences lie in one bacterium genomic window:
- a CDS encoding addiction module protein produces the protein MSVVDIKRNIEQLSVKDRADLTRWIIINLDEVAESDNTVDTAWRREVRTRVNEIKSGKARMIPSEEMWKDILSGYGKAS, from the coding sequence ATGAGTGTGGTAGATATAAAAAGAAACATCGAACAATTATCTGTAAAGGACCGAGCAGACCTGACGCGATGGATTATTATAAATCTTGATGAGGTGGCGGAAAGCGATAACACAGTTGATACAGCTTGGCGTCGTGAAGTTCGGACAAGAGTTAACGAGATTAAATCTGGTAAAGCTAGAATGATACCGTCTGAAGAAATGTGGAAGGACATCCTGTCTGGTTATGGTAAGGCCAGTTGA
- the ptsP gene encoding phosphoenolpyruvate--protein phosphotransferase, with the protein MITLSGIAASPGIVFGQAFLYEVEKFKVRRHQISEENVAAEIAQFKEAVAKAKGEITRIRDNVANGMSKEYADIFSAHLLLLEDPFLIIEVTKKIKDEHKNVEYALWEVLEVLSKNFEDLEDEYIRERAIDIYDIGKKILYNLVERKRLGLEEIEPGSVIVAHNLTPSDTAQIDKSKVVAFVTEGGGPTSHTAILARALEIPAVVGLSNATLQVKDGDTLIVDGLRGIIVANPSQTKLEEYTQRKREFEAFEAGLAKLKDLPAQTQDRYRVEIAANVELIEEVSLAKEHGAEGIGLYRTEFLYLNRNELPSEEELFKTYQEAVETISPYPVIFRTLDLGGDKLPYHLEETGGQIESNPFLGLRAIRLCLQHPEIFKTQLRAILMTSKYGKVKLMIPMISNVEEVRKTKAILADVMKELEGRRILFDEKIELGIMIETPSAAMMADILAKEVDFFSIGTNDLIQYTLAVDRGNEQLAYLYRPSHPAILRLLKETIEAAHREGKWVGMCGEMASNPLFTVLLLGLGLDEFSMSGVSIPEIKEIIRSTTLGEAKELAQQAFTLSEADEVEELMRDRLSARFGHIIDMTKK; encoded by the coding sequence ATGATTACCTTATCAGGTATTGCGGCTTCACCAGGAATCGTTTTTGGCCAGGCCTTCCTTTATGAAGTGGAAAAATTTAAGGTCAGACGGCACCAGATATCTGAGGAGAATGTGGCGGCTGAAATAGCCCAATTTAAGGAAGCCGTGGCCAAGGCTAAGGGAGAGATTACCAGGATTAGAGATAATGTGGCCAATGGAATGTCTAAAGAGTATGCCGATATCTTTAGCGCTCATTTGCTCCTTTTGGAAGACCCTTTTCTCATTATTGAAGTAACTAAAAAGATAAAGGATGAACATAAGAATGTGGAATATGCCCTGTGGGAAGTCCTGGAGGTGTTGAGCAAGAATTTCGAGGACTTAGAGGATGAATATATCCGGGAAAGGGCGATTGATATTTATGATATAGGGAAGAAAATCCTATACAATCTGGTTGAGAGAAAGAGGTTAGGCTTAGAGGAAATAGAACCGGGCAGCGTGATCGTTGCCCATAACCTTACCCCTTCTGATACGGCTCAAATAGATAAATCTAAAGTAGTGGCTTTTGTCACTGAGGGGGGCGGGCCGACTTCTCATACGGCTATTTTAGCTCGTGCCTTAGAGATACCGGCGGTAGTTGGCCTCTCCAACGCCACCCTTCAGGTCAAAGATGGAGATACGCTGATCGTTGATGGGCTGAGGGGGATAATAGTGGCCAACCCAAGCCAGACTAAGCTGGAAGAATATACTCAAAGGAAGCGCGAATTTGAGGCCTTTGAGGCCGGCCTGGCTAAATTAAAGGATTTACCGGCTCAAACTCAGGACAGATACCGTGTGGAGATAGCCGCCAATGTAGAGCTTATCGAAGAAGTTAGCCTGGCTAAAGAACATGGGGCGGAAGGGATCGGACTATATCGCACCGAGTTTCTCTACCTTAACCGAAATGAACTCCCCTCAGAAGAGGAGTTATTTAAGACCTATCAGGAGGCCGTTGAAACCATCTCCCCTTATCCGGTGATCTTTCGAACCCTGGACCTGGGAGGAGACAAGCTCCCTTATCACTTAGAAGAAACAGGGGGACAGATTGAAAGCAACCCCTTTTTGGGGCTTCGAGCCATCCGCCTGTGCCTCCAGCACCCGGAGATCTTTAAGACCCAGCTTCGGGCTATCCTTATGACCAGCAAGTATGGGAAAGTCAAGCTCATGATCCCTATGATATCCAATGTCGAGGAAGTAAGGAAAACCAAGGCTATTTTGGCTGACGTTATGAAAGAACTCGAAGGCAGAAGGATTCTTTTTGATGAAAAAATTGAATTGGGTATTATGATTGAAACCCCTTCAGCCGCTATGATGGCTGATATATTAGCCAAAGAGGTTGATTTTTTCAGCATCGGAACCAATGACCTGATCCAATATACCCTGGCGGTTGATCGGGGCAATGAACAACTTGCCTATCTTTACCGGCCTTCTCATCCGGCTATCCTCCGCCTGCTTAAAGAGACAATTGAGGCGGCTCACCGGGAAGGCAAATGGGTCGGGATGTGCGGAGAGATGGCCAGTAATCCCCTCTTTACTGTCTTGCTGCTTGGCCTGGGATTGGACGAGTTCTCTATGAGTGGAGTGAGTATCCCTGAGATCAAGGAGATCATTCGCTCCACTACGCTTGGCGAAGCTAAGGAATTAGCTCAACAGGCCTTTACCTTGTCTGAAGCTGACGAAGTCGAAGAGTTAATGAGAGACCGGTTATCAGCCCGATTCGGACATATCATCGACATGACGAAGAAGTAA
- a CDS encoding reverse transcriptase N-terminal domain-containing protein translates to MTAQKAGALIDGSEKWNSIKWKEAQREVRRLQMRIAKAVKRITVGRSHKGCL, encoded by the coding sequence ATGACGGCTCAAAAGGCGGGTGCACTCATAGATGGCTCGGAGAAGTGGAATTCCATTAAGTGGAAGGAAGCTCAACGAGAAGTCAGAAGGCTGCAAATGCGTATCGCAAAGGCTGTGAAGAGGATCACAGTCGGGCGGTCCCACAAGG
- a CDS encoding tetratricopeptide repeat protein: MRLILSLIIITLMVTQAWAEENVSLKERLRAGIERYELRDYQGAISIWEKVAESDPAYCLAHYNLGLVYEALNQQDQAREAYLKSLRCNPDDIETLIRLGVIYYQRGDYSTAAQEFELARSLDQNCPDVYYWLGKVSLAQGNTQAAVTFWNEALNLKPDDKLLLKEKRQVQQGVANKEDAYFYYRQGRRHHYLHDFTSAVAAYRQGILIDPKLIEAHYWLGRAYLSLGDKKQAIKEWTLVLELHPNHTLAKKHIKEIRHK; the protein is encoded by the coding sequence ATGCGATTAATTCTTTCCCTAATCATTATCACCCTTATGGTTACCCAGGCCTGGGCTGAGGAAAATGTCTCCCTTAAAGAAAGACTTAGGGCGGGCATAGAACGCTATGAACTAAGGGATTATCAGGGAGCTATCTCTATCTGGGAAAAGGTGGCTGAATCTGATCCGGCTTACTGTTTAGCTCACTATAATCTGGGGTTAGTTTATGAGGCTCTTAACCAACAAGATCAGGCCAGGGAGGCGTATTTAAAAAGCCTGAGGTGCAATCCCGATGATATAGAAACCCTCATCAGACTGGGAGTAATTTATTATCAAAGGGGAGATTATTCCACCGCTGCCCAGGAGTTTGAACTGGCCAGAAGCCTGGATCAAAATTGCCCCGATGTTTACTATTGGCTGGGTAAGGTCTCTTTGGCTCAGGGAAATACTCAAGCGGCAGTTACCTTTTGGAATGAAGCCCTTAACCTTAAACCGGATGATAAGCTTCTCCTTAAGGAAAAGAGGCAGGTGCAACAAGGCGTCGCGAATAAAGAAGATGCCTATTTTTATTACCGGCAGGGGCGGAGACACCATTATCTTCATGACTTTACCTCGGCGGTGGCCGCTTATCGCCAGGGGATCCTGATTGATCCGAAGTTAATAGAAGCCCATTACTGGCTGGGCCGGGCTTATCTCAGTTTGGGAGACAAAAAGCAGGCCATTAAAGAATGGACGTTAGTTCTTGAACTTCACCCTAATCATACCCTGGCGAAAAAACATATAAAGGAAATAAGGCATAAATGA
- a CDS encoding PTS system mannose/fructose/sorbose family transporter subunit IID translates to MIIRTFLRSFFIQAVWNFESMLSIGFTYILLPAIRRFYSDQEARKEALSRHLRFFNTNPYLAGPIIGLTIAKEKALARGEEGITPEEISTLKTSMMGPLAVVGDNLFWATWRPLTAFLGVILAWNGNILGPVLFLLLYNSLQIPLRYWGIKGGYTLREEELLHLIKRLTASNILPYLKIVALVLVGGVIGGLTEMHGLGIETVSLAQGIEVKCISALIVLSIAWGIHKGLSPANIFGLMVGASILGGFL, encoded by the coding sequence ATGATAATAAGAACCTTTCTTCGGTCTTTTTTTATCCAGGCGGTCTGGAACTTTGAATCTATGCTGAGCATTGGCTTTACTTATATCCTTCTGCCTGCTATCAGAAGGTTTTATTCTGATCAGGAGGCCCGAAAGGAGGCCCTGTCCCGACATCTAAGATTTTTCAATACTAACCCTTATCTGGCCGGACCTATTATTGGTTTAACTATAGCTAAGGAAAAAGCATTGGCCAGGGGAGAAGAAGGGATTACACCGGAAGAGATATCTACTCTTAAGACAAGTATGATGGGTCCCCTGGCGGTGGTGGGTGACAATCTATTTTGGGCCACCTGGCGGCCGTTAACCGCCTTTTTGGGAGTCATATTGGCCTGGAATGGAAATATATTAGGCCCGGTTCTTTTCCTGTTACTTTATAACAGTCTGCAAATACCATTAAGATATTGGGGGATAAAAGGCGGATACACCTTGAGAGAAGAGGAATTACTTCACCTTATCAAACGCCTGACTGCCTCAAATATTTTACCTTATCTTAAGATTGTGGCGCTGGTCCTGGTTGGAGGGGTGATAGGCGGTTTAACCGAAATGCATGGCCTGGGGATTGAGACCGTAAGCTTGGCCCAAGGCATAGAAGTTAAATGTATTTCGGCCTTAATAGTTCTCAGTATTGCCTGGGGTATTCATAAAGGACTTAGCCCGGCTAATATCTTTGGCTTGATGGTGGGCGCCAGTATCTTAGGAGGATTTCTTTAA
- a CDS encoding histidine triad nucleotide-binding protein translates to MTDCIFCKIAQGEIPAAKVYEDEQAMAFSDINPKAPIHILIIPRRHIPTLLEIKDQDRDLVAHLHQVANQIAVEKGLSDRGFRLVVNCKAEAGQEVYHLHFHLLGGRKMNWPPG, encoded by the coding sequence ATGACCGACTGCATCTTTTGTAAGATTGCTCAGGGAGAAATCCCGGCTGCTAAGGTTTATGAGGATGAACAGGCGATGGCCTTCTCTGATATCAACCCGAAGGCCCCCATCCATATTCTGATTATCCCTCGCCGGCACATACCCACCCTGCTGGAGATCAAAGACCAGGATAGGGATTTAGTGGCCCACTTGCATCAGGTAGCCAATCAGATAGCGGTAGAAAAGGGGCTTTCCGATCGAGGCTTCAGGCTGGTGGTCAATTGCAAGGCCGAGGCAGGCCAGGAGGTTTATCATCTACATTTCCATTTACTGGGCGGCCGAAAGATGAATTGGCCGCCAGGATAA
- the metK gene encoding methionine adenosyltransferase, which translates to MGKQDYLFTSESVTEGHPDKVADQISDAVLDMIMKDDPMGRVACETLVTTGMAFVAGEISTKCYVDIPKIVRQTIKDIGYTHADYGFDYETCAVITSIDEQSPDIALGVDVGGAGDQGMMFGYATDETPELMPTPIHFAHQLARRLAYVRKEGILNYLRPDGKSQITIEYVKGRPIRAEAVIISCQHHPDVTHKVIEEGIIEEVIKHTIPGGLLDKKTKFFVNPTGKFVVGGPRGDTGLTGRKIIVDTYGGMGAHGGGCFSGKDPTKVDRSASYMARYIAKNIVAAGLANRCEVQIAYAIGVAEPVSVMINTKTTGKIPDEEMTPIVRKVFPLTPSGIIKHLDLRRPIYKATAAYGHFGREEEGFTWEVCDKVDELKAACEGKM; encoded by the coding sequence ATAGGAAAACAGGATTATTTGTTTACTTCAGAGTCAGTAACTGAAGGCCATCCGGACAAGGTGGCTGATCAGATTTCGGATGCTGTTCTGGATATGATTATGAAGGATGACCCGATGGGGCGGGTAGCCTGTGAGACGCTGGTTACCACTGGAATGGCCTTTGTAGCCGGCGAAATCAGCACCAAATGCTATGTCGACATCCCCAAAATTGTCCGCCAGACCATTAAGGACATTGGTTACACCCATGCGGATTATGGTTTTGATTATGAAACCTGTGCGGTTATTACCTCTATTGATGAACAGTCTCCTGATATTGCCCTGGGTGTTGACGTGGGTGGAGCCGGAGATCAGGGGATGATGTTCGGTTATGCGACCGATGAGACGCCGGAGCTTATGCCTACGCCCATCCACTTTGCCCACCAATTAGCCCGTCGGCTGGCTTATGTGCGTAAGGAGGGTATCCTTAATTATCTAAGGCCGGATGGAAAATCACAGATAACCATAGAGTACGTGAAGGGCAGGCCGATCAGGGCCGAGGCGGTCATCATTTCCTGTCAACATCATCCTGATGTCACCCACAAGGTTATTGAGGAAGGAATCATTGAGGAAGTGATAAAGCATACTATCCCTGGAGGACTCCTGGACAAAAAGACAAAATTCTTTGTCAACCCTACCGGCAAGTTTGTGGTGGGTGGTCCGCGGGGAGATACCGGTCTAACCGGCAGGAAGATTATTGTGGATACTTATGGTGGCATGGGCGCCCATGGTGGCGGTTGCTTCTCGGGAAAAGATCCAACCAAGGTAGACCGGTCTGCTTCTTATATGGCCAGGTATATCGCCAAGAACATTGTGGCCGCCGGTCTGGCTAACCGGTGCGAAGTCCAGATTGCTTACGCCATTGGTGTGGCTGAGCCGGTTTCAGTGATGATTAATACCAAGACCACGGGAAAGATTCCTGATGAAGAAATGACTCCCATAGTGAGAAAAGTATTCCCCCTCACGCCGAGTGGTATCATCAAGCACCTTGATCTAAGACGGCCTATTTATAAGGCCACCGCGGCCTACGGCCATTTCGGACGGGAGGAAGAAGGATTTACCTGGGAGGTATGTGACAAGGTCGATGAGCTAAAAGCGGCCTGCGAAGGTAAGATGTAA
- a CDS encoding PTS sugar transporter subunit IIB produces the protein MGLILVRIDDRLIHGQVVIGWGRAMSVERIVVANDLISTDHRRKLLYEMAIPPEIEVAILSIKDTADKIKTLAFEDKRTILLLANPKDAWCLVEAGVKFESINVGGMRAFPNRKQVLPVVWVSPQEVEIFHKLAELGIELEGRVVPTDHRINIMDYLK, from the coding sequence ATGGGTCTTATCTTAGTTCGAATTGATGATCGATTAATCCACGGACAGGTGGTGATCGGATGGGGGAGGGCTATGTCTGTTGAGCGGATCGTCGTAGCTAACGACTTAATCTCTACTGACCATAGGCGAAAACTCCTTTATGAAATGGCCATACCCCCGGAAATAGAGGTGGCTATCCTGTCTATTAAAGACACGGCCGACAAGATTAAAACCCTGGCCTTTGAGGATAAAAGAACCATCCTGCTTTTAGCCAATCCAAAGGACGCCTGGTGTCTGGTAGAAGCAGGGGTAAAATTCGAGAGTATTAATGTCGGGGGGATGAGGGCCTTCCCTAATCGAAAACAGGTTCTTCCAGTCGTGTGGGTATCGCCTCAAGAGGTAGAAATTTTTCACAAATTGGCTGAACTCGGAATAGAACTGGAAGGTCGAGTGGTCCCTACTGATCATCGGATTAATATTATGGACTACCTGAAATAG
- a CDS encoding PTS sugar transporter subunit IIA: protein MIGIAIVTHGKLGVELIKTAEGIVGSLEKVKAVSSIPSDTLDEIMRKVCEAIEEVDTGEGVILLTDLFGGSSSTTCAALGNNRNLKVISGVNLPMLIDLAFHRNQHNLSEVAALAKKAGQRAIVDVCEVLAKRMKET, encoded by the coding sequence ATGATTGGGATAGCGATAGTTACTCATGGCAAGCTGGGAGTTGAGTTAATCAAGACCGCCGAAGGTATTGTCGGCTCTTTAGAGAAAGTTAAGGCTGTTTCTTCAATTCCGTCTGATACTCTGGATGAGATAATGAGAAAGGTTTGTGAGGCTATTGAAGAAGTGGATACGGGTGAAGGAGTAATTCTCTTGACCGATCTCTTTGGGGGAAGTTCTTCCACTACCTGTGCGGCCTTAGGTAATAATCGCAATCTCAAAGTTATCTCCGGGGTTAATCTCCCTATGCTTATAGATCTGGCTTTCCATCGAAATCAACACAACCTGTCTGAAGTGGCTGCCCTGGCTAAGAAAGCCGGTCAAAGGGCAATTGTCGATGTGTGCGAAGTCCTGGCCAAACGGATGAAGGAAACTTAG
- the galT gene encoding galactose-1-phosphate uridylyltransferase encodes MPELRKDPIIGRWIIIAVERAKRPKDFAEKTKSTPSSNSCPFCPGNEDKTPPEILALPENGRKPNTPGWTLRVVPNKFPALQIEGDLDREGIGMYDQMNGVGAHEVIIDSPDHNRTMAELSEAEVAQTIWAYKSRIIDLKRDPRFKYILIFKNEGEVAGASLRHPHSQLIATPIVPKRVKEKLRGSRTYFEYKERCVYCDIVRQEIRDEARIIDQDEHFLAFCPYASRFPFEVCIIPKQHKPHFDKINSEDMSSLPRILRGVLIRMRDVLDGPPYNYMLHTTPLSLPHDLEDYHWHIEIIPRLVNVAGFEWGSGFYINPTPPEEAAKYLREVSSQ; translated from the coding sequence ATGCCAGAATTACGAAAAGACCCCATTATTGGACGATGGATAATTATTGCGGTAGAAAGGGCCAAAAGGCCAAAAGATTTTGCGGAAAAGACGAAATCAACGCCTAGTTCGAATTCCTGCCCATTTTGTCCTGGAAATGAAGATAAAACCCCACCGGAGATCTTGGCTTTGCCTGAAAACGGAAGAAAACCGAACACCCCTGGTTGGACCCTACGGGTAGTGCCCAATAAGTTTCCGGCCCTTCAGATAGAGGGTGATTTAGATCGTGAAGGCATAGGGATGTATGATCAGATGAATGGAGTTGGCGCCCATGAGGTAATTATTGACTCGCCGGATCATAATCGCACCATGGCTGAACTCTCTGAAGCAGAAGTAGCCCAGACTATCTGGGCATATAAATCAAGAATAATTGACCTGAAGCGTGACCCACGCTTCAAATATATCTTAATCTTTAAAAATGAGGGGGAAGTAGCCGGGGCATCCCTGAGGCATCCCCATTCACAACTTATTGCCACCCCTATCGTTCCTAAAAGAGTTAAGGAAAAGCTGCGGGGATCACGGACCTATTTTGAGTACAAGGAGCGATGTGTTTATTGCGATATAGTCCGACAAGAAATACGCGATGAGGCCAGAATTATTGACCAGGATGAGCATTTTCTCGCCTTCTGTCCTTATGCCTCCCGGTTTCCCTTTGAAGTCTGTATTATCCCTAAGCAGCACAAGCCGCACTTTGATAAGATTAATTCGGAGGACATGAGTTCTCTGCCTCGAATATTGCGGGGAGTATTGATAAGAATGCGAGATGTCCTGGATGGACCACCTTATAATTATATGCTTCATACCACTCCTCTTTCCTTGCCCCATGATCTGGAAGATTATCACTGGCATATTGAGATCATCCCCCGTTTAGTCAATGTAGCTGGTTTCGAATGGGGCTCCGGCTTTTACATCAACCCTACTCCACCTGAGGAGGCGGCTAAATATCTGCGGGAGGTATCTTCTCAATAA
- a CDS encoding type II toxin-antitoxin system RelE/ParE family toxin: MVRPVEYHSQAKAEIQEAIKWYDDKVEGLGLEFLFEVRYAESKIIQAPEMWPTYEGETRRYLLKRFPFGVIYLTSDEKIQIVAVAHYKRKPGYWKKRLKDS; encoded by the coding sequence ATGGTAAGGCCAGTTGAATATCATTCCCAAGCGAAGGCAGAAATACAAGAAGCAATTAAGTGGTACGATGATAAAGTTGAAGGTCTCGGATTAGAATTTCTTTTTGAAGTAAGGTATGCTGAGTCGAAAATCATTCAAGCCCCTGAGATGTGGCCTACATATGAAGGGGAGACGAGGAGATATTTGTTGAAAAGATTCCCTTTTGGTGTTATTTATCTTACATCAGATGAGAAAATTCAGATTGTTGCTGTGGCTCATTATAAAAGAAAACCAGGGTATTGGAAAAAGAGATTAAAGGACTCATAA
- the rpsU gene encoding 30S ribosomal protein S21, whose protein sequence is MAKIMVRDNESLDSALRRFKKEIQKSGILAEVRRREHYEKPSVKRKRKEAARKRKAHTERT, encoded by the coding sequence ATGGCCAAGATAATGGTGAGAGATAATGAGTCCCTGGATAGCGCCCTCAGGAGATTTAAAAAGGAGATTCAAAAGAGTGGTATACTAGCAGAAGTTAGAAGAAGGGAACATTATGAGAAACCGAGTGTAAAACGTAAAAGGAAGGAAGCTGCTCGGAAGAGGAAAGCCCACACCGAGAGAACCTAA
- the ahcY gene encoding adenosylhomocysteinase: MNYDIKDINLADEGQRRIEWAAREMPVLALIKERFKREKPLAGVRLSACLHVTTETANLVDTLAQGGAEVVLCASNPLSTQDDVAASLVRDYQVPVFAIKGEDNETYYQHISAALDHRPMITMDDGADLVSTIHQEREDLVAGVIGGTEETTTGVIRLKSMENNQVLRYPIIAVNDAKTKHLFDNRYGTGQSTIDGIIRATNILLAGKNFVICGYGWCGRGVAMRAQGMGAHVIIVEIDPLKALEAVMEGFAVMPMARAARIGQVFVTVSGDINVIRQEHFEVMPNGAIMCNAGHFNVEIDIPGLERIAVNKRITREFVDEYTLPDGRKINLLAEGRLVNLAAAEGHPSAVMDMSFANQALCSEYMVKHAKELERKVYVVPVDIDEEIARLKLESMAIAIDDLTDEQKKYLQSWEMGT, encoded by the coding sequence TTGAATTACGATATTAAAGACATTAACTTAGCGGACGAAGGCCAACGCCGGATCGAATGGGCGGCCAGAGAGATGCCTGTTCTGGCCCTGATAAAAGAGCGATTCAAACGTGAAAAACCGCTGGCGGGTGTCAGACTTTCGGCCTGTCTCCATGTGACTACGGAAACAGCCAATCTGGTTGACACGCTGGCTCAGGGTGGGGCTGAGGTAGTTTTGTGTGCCTCCAATCCTCTTTCTACCCAGGATGATGTGGCGGCCAGCCTGGTTCGGGATTACCAGGTCCCGGTATTTGCCATTAAAGGTGAAGATAATGAGACTTACTACCAACATATCAGCGCTGCCTTGGACCATCGACCGATGATTACGATGGATGACGGAGCTGACTTGGTCTCTACTATCCACCAGGAAAGGGAAGACCTGGTAGCGGGGGTTATTGGGGGGACCGAAGAGACCACCACGGGTGTAATTAGATTGAAAAGTATGGAAAATAACCAGGTTCTAAGATACCCCATAATTGCGGTCAATGATGCCAAGACAAAGCACTTGTTTGACAACAGATACGGAACAGGCCAGTCTACTATAGACGGAATCATCAGGGCCACCAATATCCTGTTAGCCGGCAAAAACTTTGTTATCTGTGGCTACGGTTGGTGCGGCCGGGGGGTAGCTATGCGGGCTCAAGGGATGGGGGCGCACGTAATTATTGTTGAAATTGATCCCCTAAAGGCATTAGAAGCAGTTATGGAAGGTTTTGCGGTTATGCCTATGGCCAGGGCAGCCAGGATCGGGCAGGTCTTTGTCACAGTAAGCGGAGATATAAACGTTATCAGGCAAGAGCATTTTGAGGTTATGCCGAATGGGGCGATAATGTGCAACGCTGGCCATTTCAATGTGGAGATAGATATCCCTGGCCTGGAACGTATAGCGGTTAATAAACGAATAACCAGAGAGTTTGTGGATGAATACACCCTGCCTGATGGTCGAAAAATCAACCTCCTAGCTGAAGGACGTCTGGTTAACTTAGCGGCGGCTGAAGGACATCCCTCGGCCGTGATGGATATGAGTTTTGCTAATCAGGCCCTTTGTAGTGAATATATGGTTAAGCATGCCAAAGAATTAGAGCGCAAGGTCTATGTCGTCCCTGTGGACATAGATGAGGAAATCGCCCGGTTAAAATTAGAATCTATGGCAATAGCGATAGATGATCTAACCGACGAGCAGAAAAAATACCTGCAAAGTTGGGAAATGGGGACATAA
- a CDS encoding HPr family phosphocarrier protein — translation MVERKIVKETVTLTNKLGLHARAAAVLVQTANKFEAEIVLKKKGNSTWVNGKSIMGVLMLAATRGSSLIIKAEGTDAEQMINELSELIAHKFGEEE, via the coding sequence GTGGTAGAGCGAAAAATCGTCAAGGAAACAGTAACTCTCACTAATAAATTGGGACTTCATGCCCGTGCCGCAGCCGTATTGGTCCAGACAGCCAATAAGTTTGAGGCTGAGATTGTCTTGAAGAAAAAAGGCAATTCCACCTGGGTCAATGGGAAAAGCATTATGGGGGTACTGATGCTGGCGGCTACCCGTGGGTCATCCTTGATAATCAAGGCTGAAGGAACCGATGCCGAGCAAATGATTAACGAACTCAGTGAATTGATCGCTCACAAGTTTGGGGAGGAAGAATGA
- a CDS encoding PTS sugar transporter subunit IIC, with protein MGKILTEALLVGAVGGVLNLDTTLAGQTMVSRPLVSSSITGAMLGIILKDFSQGFFVGLGIGALLELIWIATLPVGGSIPPNSTLAGITGVSLALLSQGDLNVIFALSIIFAVGVGIMARHLDTLERKIINQRFLHQAIHFAQEGKAGGIELVVAGSLFLSFLITFFTCITIVLAGTKAINLAADMLPLEVKNGLTTLKYLLPLLGLGVITENFLNATNWIYLGISFLLSILVISLWDIPLLWWLILFTTILLVYLRIDARAKSPKGTKAKI; from the coding sequence GTGGGTAAGATCTTAACCGAGGCCTTGTTGGTTGGAGCAGTCGGAGGGGTGTTAAATCTGGATACCACCCTGGCCGGACAAACAATGGTTTCTCGTCCCCTGGTCTCATCTTCTATAACCGGGGCGATGCTGGGGATTATCCTGAAGGATTTTTCTCAGGGGTTTTTCGTCGGACTTGGGATAGGGGCCTTACTGGAACTTATTTGGATAGCCACCTTGCCTGTAGGCGGCAGCATCCCCCCCAATTCTACCTTAGCAGGTATAACCGGTGTCTCGTTAGCTTTATTGTCCCAGGGAGATCTCAATGTAATTTTCGCTTTATCTATCATTTTTGCCGTAGGCGTGGGAATCATGGCCCGCCACTTAGACACCTTAGAAAGAAAAATCATCAACCAGAGGTTCCTCCACCAGGCCATTCATTTTGCCCAAGAAGGCAAGGCTGGGGGGATAGAGTTGGTTGTAGCTGGCTCCCTGTTTCTTTCCTTTTTGATAACCTTTTTTACATGTATAACCATAGTCTTGGCAGGAACTAAGGCGATCAATTTGGCGGCCGATATGCTGCCTCTCGAAGTAAAAAATGGGTTGACTACCCTTAAATATCTTTTACCTTTACTCGGCTTGGGGGTAATCACCGAAAATTTTTTGAATGCTACTAATTGGATTTACTTAGGAATAAGTTTTCTTCTGAGTATCTTAGTAATCAGCCTTTGGGATATTCCTCTTCTTTGGTGGCTGATTTTATTTACGACAATTCTTCTGGTTTACTTAAGGATTGATGCTCGGGCAAAAAGTCCCAAGGGAACAAAAGCCAAGATTTGA